A region from the Rhinoderma darwinii isolate aRhiDar2 chromosome 2, aRhiDar2.hap1, whole genome shotgun sequence genome encodes:
- the RNASEH2B gene encoding ribonuclease H2 subunit B isoform X1, translating to MAPRRKKPGDVPSDQWVLIAPDSLKDDAKKPSSKTLFAKLRSSLTDKGAMFLFINAGQQVCEVKTFHEEFRSWFIGQTVQEDGRLLYATPVDPLFLVLYYLVKADKEQGKFQPLEQIVVDEEFPSCNLLLQCTQVAQSLHRVTEEKEIGSKKFYRYSKEKTLEWLKKKVDQTVKVLKDSDLCVGGTTQSASFIRIKQESDLKEEDYVRYAHGLISEYISEDLRDELSAYLNLPDVSSATPEPPTKKRRVSDKPVEADEDYTKYNSNDKGKKTNSKMTAAQKSLAKVDKSGMRNMSSFFSPKAKATK from the exons ATGGCGCCCAGGAGGAAGAAGCCCGGAGATGTGCCCAGTGATCAGTGGGTGCTCATAGCTCCAG attcCCTTAAAGATGATGCAAAGAAGCCAAGTAGTAAAACATTGTTTGCAAAATTACGCAGTTCCCTAACAG ATAAAGGAGCCATGTTTTTATTTATCAACGCTGGGCAGCAGGTCTGCGAAGTGAAAACTTTTCACGAGGAATTTCGATCATGGTTTATTGGTCAGACCGTTCAAGAAG ATGGCAGATTACTGTATGCAACACCGGTGGATCCTCTGTTTTTGGTGCTGTACTATCTGGTGAAAGCTGACAAAGAG CAAGGAAAATTTCAGCCGTTGGAACAAATTGTGGTAGATGAAGAGTTTCCATCATGTAACTTGTTACTGCAGTGCACACAAGTAGCACAATCACTCCATCGTGTCACAGAAGAAAAAG AAATTGGCAGCAAAAAATTTTACAGATACAGCAAAGAAAAGACTCTTGAATGGCTAAAGAAAAAG GTTGATCAGACTGTTAAAGTACTGAAGGACAGTGACTTATGTGTAGGGGGAACCACACAGTCAGCCAGCTTTATCCGGATTAAACAGGAATCTGACCTCAAAGAAG AGGACTACGTGCGCTACGCTCATGGACTGATTTCAGAATACATTTCCGAAGATCTCCGTGATGAGCTGTCTGCTTATTTAAA tCTGCCAGATGTCTCCAGTGCAACCCCAGAACCTCCTACAAAG AAAAGGAGAGTGTCTGACAAGCCTGTGGAAGCAGACGAGGATTACACAAAATATAATTCAAATGACAAAGGCAAAAAG ACTAATAGCAAGATGACCGCCGCTCAGAAATCCCTGGCTAAAGTGGACAAAAGTGGAATGAGAAACATGTCTTCTTTTTTTAGTCCAAAAGCCAAAGCTACAAAATAG
- the RNASEH2B gene encoding ribonuclease H2 subunit B isoform X2, whose translation MAPRRKKPGDVPSDQWVLIAPDSLKDDAKKPSSKTLFAKLRSSLTDKGAMFLFINAGQQVCEVKTFHEEFRSWFIGQTVQEDGRLLYATPVDPLFLVLYYLVKADKEQGKFQPLEQIVVDEEFPSCNLLLQCTQVAQSLHRVTEEKEIGSKKFYRYSKEKTLEWLKKKVDQTVKVLKDSDLCVGGTTQSASFIRIKQESDLKEEDYVRYAHGLISEYISEDLRDELSAYLNLPDVSSATPEPPTKTNSKMTAAQKSLAKVDKSGMRNMSSFFSPKAKATK comes from the exons ATGGCGCCCAGGAGGAAGAAGCCCGGAGATGTGCCCAGTGATCAGTGGGTGCTCATAGCTCCAG attcCCTTAAAGATGATGCAAAGAAGCCAAGTAGTAAAACATTGTTTGCAAAATTACGCAGTTCCCTAACAG ATAAAGGAGCCATGTTTTTATTTATCAACGCTGGGCAGCAGGTCTGCGAAGTGAAAACTTTTCACGAGGAATTTCGATCATGGTTTATTGGTCAGACCGTTCAAGAAG ATGGCAGATTACTGTATGCAACACCGGTGGATCCTCTGTTTTTGGTGCTGTACTATCTGGTGAAAGCTGACAAAGAG CAAGGAAAATTTCAGCCGTTGGAACAAATTGTGGTAGATGAAGAGTTTCCATCATGTAACTTGTTACTGCAGTGCACACAAGTAGCACAATCACTCCATCGTGTCACAGAAGAAAAAG AAATTGGCAGCAAAAAATTTTACAGATACAGCAAAGAAAAGACTCTTGAATGGCTAAAGAAAAAG GTTGATCAGACTGTTAAAGTACTGAAGGACAGTGACTTATGTGTAGGGGGAACCACACAGTCAGCCAGCTTTATCCGGATTAAACAGGAATCTGACCTCAAAGAAG AGGACTACGTGCGCTACGCTCATGGACTGATTTCAGAATACATTTCCGAAGATCTCCGTGATGAGCTGTCTGCTTATTTAAA tCTGCCAGATGTCTCCAGTGCAACCCCAGAACCTCCTACAAAG ACTAATAGCAAGATGACCGCCGCTCAGAAATCCCTGGCTAAAGTGGACAAAAGTGGAATGAGAAACATGTCTTCTTTTTTTAGTCCAAAAGCCAAAGCTACAAAATAG